A stretch of Mesorhizobium sp. M2A.F.Ca.ET.046.03.2.1 DNA encodes these proteins:
- a CDS encoding aminoglycoside phosphotransferase family protein, with protein sequence MHNPKITIDTGLVRRLVDTQFPRWRGLPVSPVAFGGWDNRTFHLGDEMTVRLPSAAAYSLQVEKEQRWLPKLAPLLPLPIPTPLAVGGPAEGYPWHWSIYRWIEGETAKSGRIADLNVFAVSLADFLVALRGIDPTDGPAPDEHNFHRGGPLTVYDGEARQAIAALERRIDAQAATTVWEAALAATWSGSPVWFHGDVASGNLLVEDGRLNAVIDFGTSGVGDPSCDLAIAWTFFEGESREAFRARIAADDATWARGRGWALWKALITVAGHDANQAEAERQRHVIDEVLADHCRWA encoded by the coding sequence ATGCATAATCCAAAGATCACGATCGATACCGGTCTCGTGCGACGGCTGGTCGACACGCAGTTTCCGCGATGGCGGGGCCTGCCGGTCAGCCCGGTCGCTTTCGGCGGCTGGGACAACCGCACTTTTCATCTTGGTGACGAGATGACGGTCCGACTGCCGAGCGCGGCCGCCTATTCGCTGCAGGTCGAGAAGGAGCAGCGCTGGCTACCGAAACTGGCACCCCTCCTGCCACTGCCGATTCCGACGCCGCTGGCCGTGGGCGGACCGGCCGAAGGCTACCCCTGGCATTGGTCGATCTATCGCTGGATCGAGGGCGAGACGGCTAAGAGCGGCCGCATCGCCGATCTCAACGTCTTCGCCGTTTCGCTCGCCGATTTCCTTGTCGCATTGAGGGGCATCGATCCGACCGACGGGCCTGCACCCGACGAGCACAATTTCCACCGCGGCGGGCCGCTGACCGTCTATGACGGCGAGGCGAGGCAGGCCATCGCCGCGCTTGAACGGCGGATCGACGCCCAAGCCGCCACGACCGTCTGGGAAGCCGCACTTGCCGCCACCTGGTCTGGCTCTCCGGTCTGGTTTCATGGCGATGTCGCCTCGGGCAATCTTCTGGTCGAGGACGGCCGCCTGAACGCCGTCATCGACTTCGGCACGTCCGGCGTCGGCGACCCATCCTGCGACCTGGCGATCGCGTGGACCTTCTTCGAAGGCGAAAGCCGGGAGGCCTTCCGCGCCCGCATCGCCGCCGACGACGCTACCTGGGCGCGCGGCCGCGGCTGGGCGCTGTGGAAGGCGCTGATCACCGTCGCCGGCCAC
- the era gene encoding GTPase Era: MERGMTENETPEVPPTRSGFVALIGAPNAGKSTLVNQLVGAKVSIVTHKVQTTRAIVRGIATHDNAQIVFVDTPGIFKPKRRLDTAMVTTAWGGAKDADVVVLLIDAERGIKGDADAILDRLKDVRQPMLLVLNKVDRVKPETLLALAATANERVPFKRTFMVSALTGSGCKDLLDYLAETLPAGPWYYPEDQISDLPMRQLAAEITREKLYLRLHQELPYSSHIETEKWEEKKDGSVRIEQVIYVERDSQKKIVLGHKGETIRAIGQAARTEIAEILEQKVHLFLFVKVRENWGDDPERYREMGLEFPH, from the coding sequence ATGGAGCGCGGCATGACAGAAAATGAAACCCCTGAAGTTCCCCCGACGCGCTCCGGCTTCGTCGCGCTGATCGGCGCGCCCAACGCCGGCAAGTCGACGCTGGTCAACCAGCTGGTCGGCGCCAAGGTGTCGATCGTCACCCATAAGGTGCAGACCACCCGCGCCATCGTGCGCGGCATCGCCACGCATGACAACGCGCAGATCGTGTTCGTCGATACGCCCGGCATCTTCAAGCCGAAGCGGCGGCTGGACACCGCGATGGTGACCACCGCCTGGGGCGGCGCCAAGGATGCCGATGTCGTAGTGCTTCTGATCGACGCCGAGCGCGGCATCAAGGGCGATGCAGACGCCATCCTCGACCGGCTGAAGGACGTCCGCCAGCCGATGCTGCTCGTCCTCAACAAGGTCGACCGCGTCAAGCCAGAGACGCTTCTCGCGCTGGCCGCGACCGCGAACGAGCGCGTGCCGTTCAAGCGCACCTTCATGGTCTCAGCGCTCACCGGCTCCGGCTGCAAGGACCTGCTCGACTATCTCGCCGAGACGTTGCCCGCTGGCCCTTGGTATTACCCGGAAGACCAGATTTCCGACCTGCCGATGCGCCAGCTTGCGGCGGAAATCACCCGCGAAAAGCTTTATCTGCGGCTGCACCAGGAGCTTCCCTATTCCTCGCATATCGAGACCGAGAAATGGGAAGAGAAGAAGGACGGCTCGGTGCGCATCGAGCAGGTCATCTATGTCGAGCGCGACAGCCAGAAGAAGATCGTGCTCGGCCACAAGGGCGAAACGATCCGCGCCATCGGCCAGGCCGCGCGCACCGAGATCGCCGAAATCCTGGAGCAGAAGGTGCACCTCTTTCTGTTCGTGAAGGTGCGCGAAAACTGGGGCGACGATCCCGAGCGCTACCGCGAGATGGGACTGGAGTTTCCCCATTGA
- the rnc gene encoding ribonuclease III: MAASKRLTADALAEALAPRTGHAFADRQRLQRALTHASARSTHAGVDYERFEFLGDRVLGLVVADMLLAAFPDAAEGELSLRLNALVNAEALSDIAEEIGLPELIRAGSDVRNLDGRKRTNLRADALESLIAVLYLDGGLEAARAFIHRYWQPRSQAIGAARRDAKTELQEWAHQAAAGAVPAYRVDGREGPDHDPLFTVSVKVGSFAPATGSGRSKREAEQAAAATLLLREGVWSAA; encoded by the coding sequence ATGGCGGCCAGCAAGCGTTTGACCGCCGATGCCCTCGCCGAGGCTCTTGCCCCGCGCACCGGCCATGCCTTCGCCGATCGCCAGCGTCTGCAGCGCGCGCTGACCCATGCCAGCGCGCGTTCGACCCATGCCGGCGTCGACTACGAACGCTTCGAGTTCCTGGGCGACCGCGTTCTCGGCCTTGTCGTCGCCGACATGCTGCTTGCAGCCTTTCCAGATGCAGCCGAGGGCGAGCTGTCGCTGCGTCTCAACGCGCTGGTCAATGCCGAGGCGCTCTCCGACATCGCCGAGGAGATCGGCTTGCCAGAGCTGATCCGCGCCGGCTCCGATGTGCGCAATCTCGACGGGCGCAAGCGCACCAATCTGCGCGCCGACGCGCTGGAATCGCTGATTGCGGTCCTTTACCTGGATGGTGGCCTCGAGGCTGCCCGCGCGTTCATCCATCGCTATTGGCAGCCGCGCTCGCAGGCGATCGGCGCGGCGCGGCGCGACGCCAAGACCGAATTGCAGGAATGGGCGCACCAGGCAGCCGCCGGCGCCGTGCCGGCTTACCGGGTCGACGGCCGCGAGGGACCGGACCACGACCCGCTGTTCACCGTCAGCGTCAAGGTCGGCTCATTTGCTCCGGCGACCGGCAGCGGCCGCTCCAAGCGCGAGGCGGAGCAGGCCGCCGCGGCTACTCTTTTGCTGCGCGAAGGCGTATGGAGCGCGGCATGA
- the lepB gene encoding signal peptidase I, whose translation MSVAEKSQKKSGGLGETFSVIIQALLLALVIRTLLFQPFSIPSGSMRPTLLEGDYLFVTKWAYGYSRYSLPFGPDIFSGRIWGSEPKRGDVVVFKFPPDPSVDYIKRVVGLPGDKIQMKDGQLFINDVGVPRVKTGQIENPDITEVPQPVDVYHETLPNGVSYDTLDLTPNSIGDNTREWTVPPGHYFMMGDNRDNSSDSRFTVGFVPAENLVGRANLIFFSIAGKASPLEIWKWPSLMRADRLFHFVH comes from the coding sequence ATGAGCGTGGCTGAAAAATCGCAGAAGAAATCCGGCGGGCTCGGGGAAACCTTTTCCGTCATCATCCAGGCTCTGCTGCTCGCGCTCGTCATCCGCACGCTGCTGTTCCAGCCTTTCTCCATCCCGTCCGGCTCGATGCGGCCGACTCTGCTCGAAGGCGACTATCTCTTCGTCACCAAATGGGCCTACGGCTATTCGCGCTATTCGCTGCCGTTCGGTCCCGATATCTTTTCCGGCCGCATCTGGGGCTCGGAGCCCAAGCGCGGCGACGTGGTGGTGTTCAAGTTCCCGCCGGACCCATCGGTCGACTACATCAAGCGCGTCGTCGGCCTGCCCGGCGACAAGATCCAGATGAAGGACGGCCAGCTCTTCATCAACGACGTCGGCGTGCCGCGCGTGAAGACCGGCCAGATCGAAAATCCCGACATCACCGAAGTGCCTCAGCCCGTCGACGTCTATCACGAGACGCTGCCGAATGGTGTCAGCTACGACACGCTCGACCTGACGCCGAATTCGATCGGCGACAACACCCGCGAATGGACCGTGCCGCCCGGCCACTATTTCATGATGGGCGACAACCGCGACAACTCCTCCGACAGCCGCTTCACCGTCGGCTTTGTTCCTGCCGAAAACCTGGTCGGCCGCGCCAATCTCATCTTCTTCTCGATCGCCGGCAAGGCGAGCCCGCTCGAGATCTGGAAGTGGCCGTCGCTGATGCGTGCCGATCGCCTGTTCCATTTCGTCCACTAG
- the acpS gene encoding holo-ACP synthase, which translates to MIIGIGSDLIDIRRIEKSLERHGQRFVQRIYTEVEQAKSEKRAARAASYAKRFAAKEACAKALGTGMAEGVFWRDMGVINLPSGAPTMALTGGAAARLENILPKGHRALIHLTITDDFPLAQAFVIIEAVPAEQAPH; encoded by the coding sequence ATGATCATCGGCATCGGCAGCGACCTCATCGACATCAGACGCATCGAAAAATCGCTGGAGCGGCACGGCCAGCGCTTCGTCCAGCGCATCTACACCGAGGTCGAGCAGGCCAAGTCGGAAAAGCGGGCCGCCCGCGCGGCTTCCTACGCCAAGCGCTTCGCCGCCAAGGAGGCCTGCGCCAAGGCGCTGGGCACCGGCATGGCCGAGGGCGTGTTCTGGCGCGACATGGGCGTGATCAACCTGCCGAGCGGCGCGCCGACCATGGCGCTGACCGGCGGCGCCGCCGCCAGGCTGGAGAACATACTGCCGAAAGGCCACCGGGCGCTGATCCATCTCACCATCACCGATGATTTCCCGCTTGCTCAAGCCTTTGTGATTATCGAGGCGGTGCCCGCCGAACAAGCGCCACATTGA
- a CDS encoding DUF2062 domain-containing protein — MLFRRREPDGLLERVRTYLWPRRSFSRSVQYFSKRILRLNATPHSVAAGVAAGVFASFFPLGAHFVVAAVLCWMIAGNLVAAALGAVFFGNPLTSPLLWGASWETGKLLLHERLPKHGPPEHLGEMMHKLSFAKLWHPVLEPMLIGAVPLGLVFGLVFYGVTRWGMTVFREQRKKRMAERAEKKARQGGREVPAE, encoded by the coding sequence GTGCTTTTTCGACGCCGAGAGCCTGATGGCCTCCTGGAACGGGTGCGTACTTATCTATGGCCGCGCCGCTCGTTCTCGCGTTCCGTGCAGTATTTCTCCAAGCGCATCCTGCGGCTGAACGCGACGCCGCATTCGGTCGCCGCCGGCGTCGCCGCGGGTGTTTTTGCCTCCTTCTTCCCGCTTGGCGCCCATTTCGTGGTTGCCGCCGTGCTTTGCTGGATGATCGCCGGCAATCTGGTCGCGGCGGCACTCGGCGCCGTGTTCTTCGGCAATCCGCTGACCTCCCCGCTGCTGTGGGGCGCGTCCTGGGAAACCGGCAAGCTGCTCCTGCATGAGCGCCTGCCCAAGCACGGGCCGCCCGAGCATCTCGGCGAAATGATGCACAAGCTCTCCTTCGCCAAGCTCTGGCATCCGGTTCTGGAGCCGATGCTAATCGGCGCGGTGCCGCTCGGCCTGGTCTTCGGGCTCGTGTTCTACGGCGTCACGCGCTGGGGCATGACCGTGTTCCGCGAGCAGCGCAAGAAGCGCATGGCCGAACGCGCCGAGAAGAAAGCGCGGCAGGGCGGACGGGAAGTGCCGGCGGAATGA
- a CDS encoding VOC family protein — protein sequence MIAGIDHFVLTVRSVEATCDFYQRVLGMRRLDEANRPTALLFGSQKINLHEVGRTFEPKAKMPTPGSGDFCLVAAVPLVEVQASLQANGVAVEVGPVERIGARGPMMSVYFRDPDSNLVEVSEYRK from the coding sequence ATGATCGCCGGGATCGACCATTTCGTGCTGACGGTCCGCTCGGTCGAAGCGACCTGCGACTTCTACCAGCGCGTGCTCGGCATGCGGCGCCTGGATGAAGCGAACCGGCCGACCGCGCTTCTGTTCGGCTCGCAGAAGATCAACCTGCACGAGGTCGGCCGCACTTTCGAACCTAAGGCAAAGATGCCGACGCCGGGTTCCGGCGATTTCTGCCTGGTGGCTGCGGTGCCGCTCGTCGAAGTCCAGGCCAGCTTGCAAGCCAATGGCGTGGCGGTCGAAGTCGGCCCGGTCGAACGCATTGGCGCGCGCGGGCCGATGATGTCGGTCTATTTCCGCGATCCGGACAGCAATCTGGTCGAGGTCAGCGAATACCGGAAGTAG